In Alteribacter lacisalsi, a genomic segment contains:
- a CDS encoding enoyl-CoA hydratase/isomerase family protein: MKTENTIRHWTEGEVGVIQLHRPDVYNALNRQMVDEVVEQLFHYDRDNKIKIMVLTGDERAFAAGADIEEMADDDAVSLELLNQFAQWDRLSYIKKPVIGAVNGFVFGGGFELALNCDLLFASETADFRFPEVNLAVMPGAGGTQRLTKLMGKTKALEYLWTGDSIPPKEALRYGIVNRLIAPELVMEETMKFAHRLAEQPPLSLRLIKEAANKAVDHPLQEGMELERKNFYLLFSSADQKEGMQAFLEKRKPRFTGK; encoded by the coding sequence ATGAAGACTGAGAATACGATCCGGCACTGGACGGAGGGTGAAGTAGGTGTGATTCAGCTTCACCGTCCGGACGTGTATAACGCCCTCAACCGTCAGATGGTTGATGAAGTGGTGGAGCAGCTGTTTCATTATGACCGGGATAACAAAATTAAAATTATGGTTTTAACCGGTGATGAAAGGGCTTTTGCGGCAGGAGCGGATATTGAGGAAATGGCGGACGATGATGCTGTCAGTCTGGAGCTGTTGAATCAGTTTGCCCAGTGGGATCGGCTGTCATATATCAAAAAACCGGTAATCGGGGCTGTTAACGGTTTCGTGTTCGGAGGCGGATTTGAACTCGCCCTGAACTGCGACCTTCTTTTCGCCTCGGAAACAGCTGACTTCCGTTTTCCGGAAGTTAACCTTGCCGTCATGCCGGGCGCGGGCGGCACCCAGAGACTGACGAAGCTTATGGGCAAAACAAAAGCGCTCGAGTATCTTTGGACAGGGGATTCGATTCCTCCGAAAGAGGCACTCAGGTACGGAATTGTCAACCGTCTTATTGCACCGGAACTTGTGATGGAGGAAACGATGAAGTTTGCACACCGGCTTGCGGAGCAGCCGCCGTTGTCCCTGCGTCTGATCAAGGAAGCGGCGAATAAAGCGGTTGATCATCCGCTTCAGGAAGGGATGGAGCTTGAAAGGAAAAACTTCTATCTCCTGTTTTCATCGGCTGACCAGAAAGAAGGCATGCAGGCGTTTCTCGAAAAACGTAAACCGCGGTTTACAGGAAAGTAG
- a CDS encoding enoyl-CoA hydratase-related protein, with translation MFETIEYRVENHVAWITLNRPDNLNAFTEQMNKEIIKAFRNVRKDEQVRSVVITGSGRAFSAGEDLAGVHEDTDHAEFLRNRYNPMIREMAALEKPIIAAVNGVAAGAGMSLALASDFRLASEKASFVEAFIHIGLVPDSGNLFYLPRLVGHAKAMELAVLGEKIKADEAKNIGLVTSVSPEEQFMDDVKQFAERLACMPTKAIGLIKRYLYKSWDHDLNDMLEYEAYAQRTAGQTKDHKEGINAFFAKRTPEYSGK, from the coding sequence ATGTTTGAAACAATCGAGTATCGTGTTGAAAACCATGTTGCCTGGATTACACTGAACCGGCCGGACAACCTGAACGCATTCACCGAGCAGATGAATAAAGAAATAATTAAAGCGTTCAGGAATGTGCGAAAAGACGAGCAGGTCCGTTCTGTCGTCATTACCGGCAGCGGTAGAGCATTTTCGGCAGGGGAGGATCTCGCAGGTGTTCATGAAGATACTGATCACGCCGAATTCCTCCGTAATCGTTACAATCCGATGATCCGTGAGATGGCGGCACTTGAAAAACCTATCATCGCTGCAGTGAACGGCGTTGCTGCAGGAGCGGGAATGAGTCTGGCCCTTGCTTCGGATTTCCGCCTCGCTTCGGAAAAAGCCAGTTTTGTTGAAGCGTTCATTCATATCGGGCTCGTACCCGATTCAGGGAATCTTTTCTATCTCCCGAGACTCGTTGGTCATGCGAAAGCGATGGAACTGGCTGTGCTTGGAGAAAAAATTAAAGCAGATGAGGCTAAAAACATTGGCCTTGTCACCAGTGTCTCTCCTGAAGAGCAGTTTATGGATGATGTAAAGCAGTTCGCCGAGCGGCTTGCATGTATGCCGACAAAAGCAATTGGTCTGATAAAAAGATACTTATACAAAAGCTGGGATCATGATTTAAACGATATGCTTGAATACGAAGCATACGCCCAGCGGACAGCGGGGCAGACAAAGGATCATAAAGAAGGAATAAACGCCTTTTTCGCCAAGCGTACACCGGAATACTCCGGTAAATAA
- a CDS encoding aldehyde dehydrogenase family protein, translated as MKRDMYQMVINGESTSSSSNDTFVTYNPATGKPLAEVAKAGVEDVDRAVAAARQAFDKGKWKRFPAGKRARVLNKIAGILRSRFNEIVELEVLNSGKSLGAAQGQVMASIEVFEFYAGAINTNTGSVNNVPGGFLNYTQKEPIGVAAQIIPWNYPFMMASWKVAPAIAAGCSIVLKPASLTPLTAIILTEICHEAGVPEGVVNVLTGPGSTVGAALIDHEGVDKVAFTGETKTGKNIMAKASESLKRVTLELGGKSPSLVFADADLDAAVDGSLFGIFNNSGQSCEARSRLFVHEDIYDEFLEKFTAKTKKLQVGNPLEKTTHLGSIISQDQVAVIDGFVQRAVKDGAKVVTGGEQIRPEGHEEGFWYAPTIMTDVTNDMEIAQEEIFGPVVVVMPFKDEKEGLAMANDSKYGLAAAVWTKDHGTATRVAGSLQAGTVMINCPISVFAGTPFGGYKQSGIGREVCAETLDLYTETKSVLSYSGSRHLNLFGI; from the coding sequence ATGAAGCGAGACATGTACCAGATGGTGATTAACGGGGAATCCACCAGCAGTTCATCCAATGATACGTTTGTGACTTACAATCCCGCTACAGGCAAGCCCCTTGCTGAAGTGGCAAAAGCAGGCGTTGAAGACGTAGATCGTGCGGTTGCAGCTGCAAGACAGGCTTTTGACAAAGGGAAATGGAAGCGTTTCCCTGCAGGGAAGCGGGCACGTGTGCTGAATAAAATTGCAGGAATTCTACGTTCCCGTTTTAATGAAATCGTTGAACTTGAAGTGCTTAACAGCGGCAAAAGCCTCGGAGCAGCCCAGGGGCAGGTCATGGCATCCATTGAAGTGTTCGAATTTTATGCAGGGGCGATTAATACAAATACCGGTTCGGTGAACAATGTTCCAGGAGGATTTTTAAACTACACACAAAAAGAACCGATTGGCGTAGCAGCTCAGATTATTCCCTGGAACTATCCGTTCATGATGGCTTCATGGAAAGTGGCACCTGCAATTGCTGCAGGATGTTCGATCGTTTTAAAGCCGGCGAGTCTTACACCGCTCACAGCCATTATTCTTACAGAGATCTGCCATGAAGCAGGTGTACCTGAAGGCGTAGTCAACGTGCTCACAGGCCCGGGTTCAACAGTAGGTGCTGCACTGATTGACCATGAAGGCGTTGATAAGGTTGCTTTTACCGGGGAGACGAAAACAGGGAAAAACATCATGGCAAAAGCTTCTGAGTCATTGAAGCGGGTCACTCTCGAACTGGGGGGCAAGTCACCGAGTCTTGTTTTTGCCGATGCAGATCTCGATGCTGCGGTTGACGGAAGTCTGTTTGGAATCTTTAACAATAGCGGCCAGTCCTGTGAAGCCCGTTCACGTCTGTTTGTCCATGAGGACATTTATGATGAGTTCCTTGAGAAATTCACAGCGAAGACGAAAAAGCTTCAGGTCGGCAATCCTCTTGAAAAAACGACACACCTTGGTTCCATTATCAGCCAGGATCAGGTAGCTGTGATTGATGGCTTCGTCCAGCGTGCGGTTAAGGATGGTGCGAAAGTGGTGACTGGCGGCGAGCAGATTCGTCCTGAAGGACACGAGGAAGGCTTCTGGTACGCACCGACAATCATGACTGACGTCACAAACGATATGGAAATTGCCCAGGAAGAAATCTTCGGGCCGGTTGTCGTTGTAATGCCTTTTAAGGACGAAAAAGAAGGTCTTGCAATGGCGAACGATTCCAAATACGGACTTGCGGCAGCGGTATGGACCAAAGATCATGGTACTGCTACACGAGTAGCCGGAAGCCTGCAGGCCGGCACAGTGATGATTAACTGCCCAATCTCTGTTTTTGCCGGCACCCCGTTTGGCGGCTACAAGCAGTCCGGCATCGGACGTGAAGTGTGTGCAGAAACGCTGGACCTTTATACGGAAACGAAAAGTGTCCTGTCCTATTCAGGCAGCCGTCATCTAAACCTGTTCGGCATTTAG
- a CDS encoding 3-hydroxyacyl-CoA dehydrogenase — protein MNTNYKLVRHITVIGSGVMGRGIAYVSAAAGFSTILVDINEQALEAAAGEIRKTFQKGVERAKITAEEAEYAQERLRYTNSINEGAAEADLIIEAVPENLDIKKAVFQQLEEDAQDSCLFATNTSTMSPTEIGSFTSRPERTIAMHFFNPVHKMPLVEIVRGLETSDQTAKIAEQTARQMGKETVVVNEFPGFVTSRISALVGNEAFYMLQEGVGTPEEIDRAIKLGLNYPMGPFELGDLVGLDTRLNNLNYLHKTLGEKYRPSPLLVKYVKAGRLGRKTGKGVYEYTSRKEEVR, from the coding sequence ATGAATACGAATTATAAACTAGTCAGACATATTACCGTAATTGGCTCCGGTGTCATGGGCCGGGGAATTGCCTATGTCAGCGCGGCAGCGGGATTTTCCACAATTCTCGTAGATATTAATGAACAGGCACTTGAGGCAGCAGCCGGTGAAATAAGAAAAACTTTTCAAAAAGGTGTAGAGAGGGCAAAAATCACTGCTGAGGAGGCAGAATATGCCCAGGAGAGACTCCGCTATACAAATTCCATAAATGAAGGGGCTGCTGAAGCAGATCTGATTATTGAAGCTGTACCGGAAAATCTGGATATAAAGAAGGCTGTTTTTCAGCAGCTGGAAGAGGATGCTCAGGACTCCTGTCTCTTTGCCACCAATACGTCAACCATGAGTCCGACAGAAATCGGCTCATTTACATCCCGCCCGGAGCGTACTATTGCCATGCACTTTTTTAACCCGGTTCATAAAATGCCGCTTGTAGAGATCGTTCGCGGTCTTGAAACGAGTGACCAAACAGCCAAGATTGCTGAACAGACAGCAAGACAGATGGGCAAGGAAACCGTCGTTGTGAATGAATTCCCGGGCTTTGTCACCAGCAGAATCAGTGCCCTGGTAGGAAACGAAGCGTTTTACATGCTTCAGGAAGGTGTCGGAACGCCTGAAGAAATAGACCGGGCCATTAAGCTGGGACTGAATTATCCAATGGGGCCCTTCGAGCTGGGTGATCTGGTCGGTCTGGACACACGATTGAACAATCTTAACTACCTCCATAAGACATTGGGAGAAAAATACCGTCCTTCGCCGCTGCTGGTTAAGTACGTAAAAGCCGGACGTCTTGGCAGAAAAACCGGAAAAGGTGTTTATGAATACACGAGCAGGAAGGAGGAGGTCCGATGA
- a CDS encoding acetyl-CoA C-acyltransferase: MKTAVIVDAVRTPIGRYKGALKSVRPDDLGAVVIRALLDRNPALRPEDIEEVVMGNANGAGEDNRNVARMSALLAGLPVEAAGTTVNRLCGSGLDAVAYAARAILAGEGDVFIAGGTESMTRAPFVMAKPERDFPRGDMTIHDTTIGWRFVNTKMKEMYGTDSMPETADNVAERFNVTREDQDAFAYQSQMRAKAAMETGRFADEIVPVTWQDRKGNTVTVDTDEHPRPEVTPEKLAALRPLFEGGSVTAGNASGVNDGASVLLVMSREKADALGLEPLAEYVTTATAGLEPAIMGTGPVHSTKKALERSGLTVGDLGLIELNEAFASQSVECVRQLGLSEEIVNVNGGAIAFGHPLGASGARILTTLVHEMKRRNVDCGLATMCVGVGQGISMIVRKP; encoded by the coding sequence ATGAAAACAGCGGTCATAGTAGATGCCGTCAGAACGCCAATCGGAAGATACAAAGGCGCTCTTAAGTCGGTCCGCCCGGATGATCTGGGGGCTGTTGTTATTCGTGCGCTGCTCGATCGTAATCCGGCTCTTCGACCGGAAGATATTGAGGAAGTCGTTATGGGAAATGCCAACGGGGCGGGAGAAGACAACAGAAACGTAGCGAGAATGTCTGCCCTTCTTGCAGGTCTCCCTGTTGAAGCAGCCGGGACGACTGTGAACCGTTTGTGCGGCTCGGGACTTGATGCGGTCGCGTATGCAGCCCGTGCCATACTTGCGGGAGAGGGTGACGTATTTATTGCAGGCGGAACAGAGAGTATGACCCGTGCCCCATTCGTAATGGCAAAGCCGGAAAGAGATTTCCCCCGAGGTGATATGACTATTCATGATACAACAATTGGATGGCGGTTTGTAAACACAAAGATGAAAGAAATGTACGGTACGGATTCAATGCCTGAAACGGCAGACAATGTGGCAGAGCGGTTTAATGTGACCCGTGAGGATCAGGATGCCTTTGCCTACCAGAGTCAGATGCGGGCAAAAGCAGCGATGGAAACGGGACGGTTTGCTGATGAAATCGTACCCGTAACGTGGCAGGACCGTAAAGGAAATACGGTTACTGTGGATACTGATGAACATCCCAGACCTGAAGTGACGCCCGAGAAGCTTGCTGCACTCCGCCCCCTTTTCGAAGGCGGTTCCGTAACAGCAGGTAATGCATCAGGTGTAAATGATGGCGCTTCCGTCCTTCTGGTGATGAGCAGGGAAAAAGCGGACGCTCTTGGTCTTGAACCGCTTGCCGAATATGTGACTACAGCAACGGCGGGTCTTGAGCCCGCAATTATGGGAACAGGGCCAGTTCATTCTACAAAAAAGGCGCTTGAACGGAGCGGATTGACCGTGGGAGATCTGGGATTAATAGAGCTTAACGAAGCTTTTGCATCCCAGTCTGTTGAATGTGTCCGCCAGCTCGGTCTTTCGGAGGAGATTGTGAACGTTAATGGCGGAGCGATCGCATTTGGTCATCCTCTAGGTGCGAGTGGAGCCCGTATTCTTACAACGCTTGTTCATGAAATGAAGCGGCGTAATGTGGACTGCGGATTGGCAACCATGTGTGTCGGGGTCGGTCAGGGTATAAGTATGATTGTAAGAAAACCTTAA
- the paaX gene encoding phenylacetic acid degradation operon negative regulatory protein PaaX has protein sequence MEESLNTRSMIFTLYGDYIRHYGNEIWIGSLIQLLKEFGHNEQSIRAAISRMNKQGWVQSRKEGNKSFYFLSDRGVSRMDEAAERIFKLRNDKWDGKWRMLLYTIPEAKRNLRDELRKELVWSGFGTLSNSCWISPNRLDKQVENLIAKYGIEDYVHFFVSEHKGPRTSRQVVEESWNLDDINKRYQSFISTYSEKFIIDKNKIEKGSMPDGECFVERTKLVHEYRKFLFVDPGLPDELLPDQWLGVYAAALFSDYYRALAEPASRFFESIFREGNEITRRSREYNAFSHPLMVNE, from the coding sequence ATGGAAGAGAGTCTGAACACAAGATCAATGATATTTACCCTTTATGGGGACTATATCCGGCATTACGGCAATGAGATTTGGATCGGAAGTCTAATTCAGCTTCTGAAGGAATTCGGTCATAACGAACAGTCTATCCGGGCAGCCATTTCCCGTATGAACAAACAGGGATGGGTGCAATCGAGAAAGGAAGGGAACAAAAGCTTTTATTTCCTTTCAGACAGAGGTGTCAGCAGGATGGATGAGGCGGCCGAAAGGATCTTTAAGCTTAGAAATGACAAATGGGACGGAAAATGGCGGATGCTTTTGTATACCATTCCCGAAGCAAAGCGAAACCTGAGGGATGAACTTAGAAAAGAGCTCGTCTGGAGCGGGTTCGGGACTTTGTCCAACAGCTGCTGGATTAGTCCGAACCGTCTTGATAAACAGGTGGAAAACCTGATTGCTAAATACGGAATTGAGGACTATGTGCACTTTTTTGTTTCCGAGCACAAAGGGCCGCGGACGAGCAGGCAGGTAGTTGAGGAAAGCTGGAACCTGGATGATATTAATAAAAGGTACCAGTCGTTTATTTCCACTTATAGCGAAAAATTTATTATTGATAAAAACAAGATAGAAAAAGGCAGCATGCCTGATGGGGAATGCTTTGTAGAGCGGACCAAGCTTGTACACGAGTACCGGAAGTTCCTTTTTGTGGATCCGGGGCTCCCTGATGAACTCCTACCCGACCAGTGGCTTGGTGTATATGCTGCGGCCCTTTTCAGTGACTATTACCGCGCTCTTGCAGAGCCGGCAAGTCGTTTTTTCGAATCAATCTTCCGGGAAGGCAACGAGATTACCAGGCGGAGCAGGGAGTACAATGCGTTTTCACATCCGCTGATGGTAAATGAATAG
- a CDS encoding methyltransferase family protein has protein sequence MILDILFFLITAVWLLEFVLFRDRKPNEGTKREKRSFRWIVAAVAVTIFISVVSRESVFIVLPDHSMFAVSGLLIYSFGVLLRYWGILELGRMFSRDVAVESEVDLVSSGPYRKLRHPLYTALLFCTAGIALFMGSAAGLAAVIVFVLPALVMRMRLEERMLIEVLGDGYRSWCSSRYRFIPYLY, from the coding sequence TTGATTCTGGACATCCTGTTCTTTTTGATTACTGCAGTGTGGCTTTTGGAATTTGTTCTTTTCAGAGACCGTAAACCGAATGAAGGAACAAAAAGGGAAAAACGGTCCTTTCGCTGGATTGTCGCTGCAGTTGCCGTAACGATTTTCATCTCTGTAGTAAGCAGAGAAAGCGTGTTTATTGTACTGCCGGATCACAGTATGTTTGCAGTATCGGGGCTTCTGATTTACAGTTTCGGCGTTTTACTCAGGTACTGGGGAATCCTGGAACTCGGTAGAATGTTCTCCCGTGATGTAGCAGTGGAATCCGAGGTTGATCTGGTGAGTTCCGGTCCCTACCGGAAACTCAGACACCCCCTGTACACGGCACTTCTGTTTTGTACTGCAGGTATTGCTTTATTTATGGGCAGTGCTGCCGGGCTTGCGGCCGTTATTGTTTTCGTACTGCCGGCACTGGTTATGAGGATGAGGCTTGAAGAGCGCATGCTTATTGAAGTTCTTGGAGACGGGTACCGGTCATGGTGTTCTTCACGTTACCGGTTTATTCCTTATCTTTACTAA
- a CDS encoding phytoene desaturase family protein, translating into MGKKRVVVIGGGLGGLSAAIRLAADGHEVKVLEKNERAGGKLNQRSGKGFTFDTGPSILTMPWVLEKLFKSAGKDLSDYMTITRIEPGWRSFFEDGTRLDMVADIPQMLHELRSVNPKDASKYFDYLQYAHEMYELCKKSFYKESISGLSELRQLHSLKELLGFDPMRTVAEGTSRYFEDKRLQQMFNFLVMYVGSSPYHAPAVLSQLAYVQLGIGVHYVEGGMYNIARGMLKVLDELGAEVVTEAEVTRIVTEGKEATGVELADGSVEHADLIVSNLEVIPAYESLLEPAVSMKKAAELEKTFIPSVSGLVLLLGVNKKYPQLAHHNFFFANDMEQEFRQIYDEGIPADDPTVYIGVSAKSDPSQAPEGKENLFVLTHVPPLKKGESWEKYREDYREKVIAKLERQGLTGLREAIEFEYQFIPDDLQSLYGPNGGSIYGIAADKKKNGGFKVPSKSDLYDNLYFVGGSTHPGGGVPMVTLSGQLTADLIQKNLAEVKA; encoded by the coding sequence ATGGGAAAAAAACGCGTGGTGGTTATTGGTGGAGGACTTGGCGGCCTTTCGGCTGCAATAAGACTTGCGGCTGACGGGCATGAAGTGAAGGTGCTGGAAAAAAACGAGCGTGCCGGCGGAAAACTGAACCAGCGCTCGGGGAAAGGATTTACCTTTGACACCGGCCCCTCGATTCTTACAATGCCCTGGGTACTGGAAAAACTGTTCAAAAGCGCAGGGAAAGATCTATCCGATTATATGACGATCACCCGGATTGAGCCGGGCTGGCGTTCTTTTTTTGAAGACGGGACCAGATTGGACATGGTAGCGGATATCCCTCAGATGCTTCATGAACTCCGCAGTGTGAATCCAAAAGATGCATCAAAATATTTTGACTACCTCCAGTACGCACATGAAATGTATGAACTGTGTAAAAAGAGTTTCTATAAAGAGAGTATTTCCGGACTGTCAGAGCTTCGGCAGCTGCATTCCTTAAAAGAACTTCTCGGATTCGATCCGATGCGGACGGTGGCAGAGGGCACATCCAGATATTTTGAAGACAAGCGCCTGCAGCAGATGTTTAACTTTCTGGTGATGTATGTAGGCTCATCCCCTTACCATGCACCAGCGGTTCTGTCACAGCTTGCCTATGTCCAGCTAGGTATTGGTGTGCATTATGTGGAAGGCGGAATGTACAACATTGCCCGCGGTATGCTCAAGGTTCTTGACGAGCTTGGTGCCGAGGTTGTGACTGAAGCGGAAGTTACACGGATCGTAACGGAAGGGAAAGAAGCAACCGGAGTGGAGCTGGCAGACGGTTCAGTGGAACATGCGGATCTGATCGTATCCAATCTTGAAGTGATTCCTGCTTATGAATCTCTTCTTGAACCGGCTGTAAGTATGAAAAAAGCCGCCGAACTGGAAAAGACTTTTATACCGTCCGTATCCGGACTGGTCCTTCTTCTGGGCGTGAATAAAAAGTATCCCCAGCTTGCACACCATAATTTCTTTTTTGCAAATGATATGGAACAGGAGTTCCGTCAGATTTACGATGAGGGGATTCCAGCTGATGATCCTACGGTTTACATTGGAGTATCTGCAAAATCCGACCCCTCCCAGGCACCTGAAGGCAAAGAAAATCTGTTTGTCCTGACCCATGTTCCGCCCCTTAAGAAAGGAGAATCGTGGGAGAAGTATCGGGAAGACTACCGTGAGAAAGTCATTGCTAAACTGGAAAGGCAGGGGCTTACAGGACTCAGGGAAGCCATTGAATTTGAGTATCAGTTTATTCCTGATGATCTTCAGAGTCTCTATGGTCCCAATGGCGGTTCCATTTACGGAATTGCAGCAGACAAGAAGAAAAACGGCGGGTTTAAGGTTCCAAGTAAAAGCGACCTGTACGACAATCTCTATTTTGTAGGCGGCTCCACCCACCCAGGCGGCGGGGTGCCAATGGTAACATTATCAGGACAGCTGACTGCTGATCTGATTCAGAAAAACCTGGCTGAAGTTAAAGCGTAA
- a CDS encoding PadR family transcriptional regulator, protein MISKSQMLKGILEGCILALINDKPAYGYELSVLLGKKGLGTISEGSIYPVLLRLQKEKLIEGKMVRSSSGPSRKYYVLTDSGKQALTAFRREWNDLQNGVEKIFTESKEEKR, encoded by the coding sequence ATGATCTCAAAAAGTCAGATGCTGAAAGGAATTCTTGAAGGCTGTATTCTGGCCCTCATTAATGATAAGCCTGCTTATGGTTATGAACTGTCGGTCCTGCTTGGTAAAAAAGGACTGGGAACCATTAGTGAAGGATCGATTTATCCTGTGCTGCTTCGACTGCAGAAAGAAAAGCTTATTGAGGGGAAAATGGTCCGGTCCAGCAGCGGCCCGAGCAGGAAATATTATGTGCTTACTGACAGTGGAAAACAGGCTCTGACTGCTTTCCGCCGGGAATGGAACGATCTCCAGAACGGAGTAGAGAAAATTTTTACAGAATCAAAGGAGGAGAAAAGGTGA
- a CDS encoding DUF1129 family protein: MNIHELIKQNRDRSKQLTGEHDVFYRELNVYINSSDADGKAAQELLSEIADHLIEAQREGKTPEDLYGKNPKMYARDLVEQLPKESLKVKMLTITYAGFFAAGILLALNGVLKLFLPFMFTASFLLLIPVLLIGGFATLLTLRLMKYSAFTRFKVPWLALLPQAVYMGILVWLLLDYRHLFTSYDPEWYIYLVTAAACAGIGLAVKARMPY; encoded by the coding sequence GTGAACATACATGAACTGATCAAACAAAACCGCGACAGATCAAAACAACTGACCGGGGAACATGACGTGTTCTACCGTGAACTGAACGTGTATATAAACTCAAGTGATGCAGATGGAAAAGCAGCCCAGGAACTTCTTAGTGAGATTGCAGATCATTTGATTGAAGCCCAGCGTGAAGGAAAAACACCGGAAGACCTGTATGGCAAAAATCCGAAAATGTATGCAAGGGATCTGGTCGAGCAACTTCCGAAAGAGAGCCTGAAAGTGAAGATGTTAACCATAACCTATGCAGGATTTTTTGCAGCCGGTATTCTTCTTGCACTGAATGGGGTCTTGAAACTTTTTCTGCCGTTTATGTTCACAGCGTCCTTCCTGCTGTTGATCCCGGTGCTTCTGATTGGCGGATTTGCAACTCTGCTGACCCTCAGGCTGATGAAGTACAGTGCTTTTACCCGATTTAAGGTTCCCTGGCTGGCGCTGCTGCCCCAAGCAGTGTATATGGGAATTCTGGTGTGGCTGCTGCTTGACTACCGCCATCTGTTCACTTCCTACGATCCGGAATGGTACATTTATCTCGTAACGGCCGCCGCATGTGCCGGTATCGGACTTGCAGTAAAAGCACGGATGCCCTACTGA
- a CDS encoding SDR family NAD(P)-dependent oxidoreductase yields the protein MKSKTVFITGTSSGFGLETAVYLAEKGFRIIAAMRNYSKENLLEQRAALSGVSDRITVMELDVTDPAQIERVKEEVQSRFGAPDVIINNAGYSKGGITETLTYTDWEEQLKTNVLGTVAVTAAFLPMMREAGGGKIINLGSISGRFGFPALGPYVTSKTALAGCSESLRLELLPQNIYMSLIEAGSYKTGIWEKGMNAANLEIPESYRGTLESMYRMAEHSAHTASDPQEVVRLIERICTVKKPRFRYQTGRGVRTLIFLKTLLPWPVIEWYVKIKLTK from the coding sequence ATGAAGAGTAAAACCGTTTTTATTACAGGAACAAGCAGTGGTTTTGGACTGGAGACAGCTGTTTACCTTGCTGAAAAAGGCTTTCGTATCATCGCAGCTATGAGAAATTATTCTAAAGAGAATCTTCTGGAGCAAAGAGCAGCGCTCAGCGGTGTCAGTGACCGGATTACAGTAATGGAACTGGATGTAACGGATCCTGCCCAGATTGAAAGAGTGAAAGAAGAGGTCCAAAGCCGTTTTGGTGCACCTGATGTAATCATTAATAACGCCGGTTACAGTAAGGGGGGGATTACTGAAACCCTTACTTATACAGACTGGGAAGAGCAGCTGAAAACGAATGTGCTGGGAACTGTGGCAGTGACGGCGGCTTTTCTGCCCATGATGAGAGAGGCGGGAGGAGGTAAAATCATTAATCTCGGCAGTATCAGCGGGAGATTCGGGTTCCCTGCACTGGGGCCATATGTAACTTCGAAAACGGCTCTGGCAGGCTGCAGCGAGTCCCTTCGTCTTGAACTTCTCCCTCAGAATATTTATATGAGTCTCATCGAAGCAGGGTCATACAAAACGGGAATCTGGGAAAAAGGAATGAACGCTGCGAATCTTGAAATTCCTGAGAGCTACCGCGGAACCCTCGAGTCGATGTATCGGATGGCCGAACATTCTGCTCACACAGCTTCAGATCCACAGGAGGTTGTGAGACTGATTGAAAGGATCTGCACGGTGAAAAAACCCCGTTTCCGCTATCAGACAGGCCGGGGGGTCCGTACACTTATTTTCCTGAAAACCTTGCTGCCCTGGCCGGTTATCGAGTGGTATGTGAAGATAAAACTGACTAAATAA
- a CDS encoding gamma carbonic anhydrase family protein, producing MIYPYNNKTPEIHESVFLAPGSHIIGDVTIGEESSIWFNAVLRGDEAPIRIGKKCNVQDNSTLHLYDKFPLILEDEVSIGHNVILHGCTVRQGALIGMGATILDGTEIGEWSLVGANTFIPSGKKIPPRSLVLGSPGKVVRELTDADYELIRLTIDTYCQKGKEFKDQLK from the coding sequence ATGATTTATCCGTACAATAATAAGACCCCAGAGATTCACGAAAGTGTATTTCTGGCACCGGGATCCCATATTATCGGGGATGTGACCATCGGGGAGGAATCAAGCATCTGGTTTAATGCCGTACTTCGAGGAGACGAGGCTCCCATTCGGATCGGGAAGAAGTGCAACGTTCAGGATAACTCCACTCTGCATCTGTATGACAAGTTTCCTCTCATCCTTGAAGACGAAGTATCCATCGGTCATAATGTTATTCTTCACGGCTGCACGGTCCGTCAGGGTGCCCTGATCGGCATGGGAGCAACCATTCTTGACGGAACGGAAATCGGCGAGTGGTCTCTCGTAGGGGCCAATACGTTTATTCCTTCAGGTAAGAAAATCCCGCCCCGCTCCCTCGTGCTCGGTTCCCCCGGGAAAGTCGTCCGGGAGCTGACTGACGCTGATTACGAACTGATCAGGCTGACCATCGATACATACTGCCAGAAAGGAAAAGAGTTTAAGGATCAGTTGAAATAG